In the genome of Triticum urartu cultivar G1812 chromosome 5, Tu2.1, whole genome shotgun sequence, one region contains:
- the LOC125511408 gene encoding 60S ribosomal protein L21-2-like: MPHKFYHGRTGRVWNVTKRAIGVEINKQVGNRIIKKRIHVRVEHVQPSRCNEEFLQRKLNNDKLKAEAKARGEVISTKRQPAGPKPGFMVEGTTIETVTPIPYDVVNDLKGGY, translated from the exons ATGCCGCACAAGTTCTACCACGGCCGCACCGGTCGCGTCTGGAACGTCACCAAGCGCGCCATCGGCGTCGAGATCAACAAGCAG GTTGGCAACAGGATCATCAAGAAGAGGATCCATGTGCGTGTGGAGCACGTGCAGCCATCCAGGTGCAACGAGGAGTTCCTCCAGAGGAAGCTCAACAACGACAAGCTGAAGGCGGAGGCCAAGGCGCGTGGTGAGGTCATCAGCACCAAGAGGCAGCCAGCAGGCCCCAAGCCTGGGTTCATGGTGGAGGGCACCACCATCGAGACGGTCACCCCCATCCCGTACGACGTCGTCAACGATCTCAAGGGTGGTTACTAG